Proteins from a single region of Hermetia illucens chromosome 3, iHerIll2.2.curated.20191125, whole genome shotgun sequence:
- the LOC119652024 gene encoding uncharacterized protein LOC119652024 has product MGNPLSPLISEIFMKSIEEEIEKRGIMPKFWARYVDDILVIIPNEDIEKTLEAINNIHRNITFTMEKEVDKRIAFLDLAIIRTNNKLEFGIYRKKTHTQRTIPRISKHTYGQKMAAYYSMIHRLLVTPLTEEGFKKELTYIKDTAVKNGYSRGEIYRILRKKQNRINRDQLTTLYKQQKRDNAPIRASITFSSLSNKIRNTLSKHNIETVSPSANRQLRTKLGSAKDKLNKEEMSGIYKVNCPECGKVYIGQTKRLVTTRFEEHLREYNKRKSDDPRNIKSMVARHMVEEGHAITIDNVDGIKRVRKPHLLDTVESLYIINEGSHVTLNHDEGNCASTLVKKLCHM; this is encoded by the coding sequence ATGGGGAACCCGTTATCCCCCTTGATAAGCGAAATCTTCATGAAAAGtattgaagaagaaattgaaaaacggGGCATCATgccaaaattttgggcacgttaCGTAGACGACATTTTGGTCATAATCCCAAACGAAGACATCGAGAAAACACTAGAAGCAATAAATAACATACACCGCAACATAACTTTCACTATGGAAAAGGAAGTTGACAAACGGATAGCGTTTCTGGACCTAGCAATAATAAGAACCAACAATAAACTCGAGTTTGGCATATACAGAAAGAAAACTCACACACAGCGAACCATACCAAGGATATCGAAACACACATACGGGCAGAAAATGGCGGCTTACTACAGTATGATACATCGGCTGCTAGTGACACCATTGACAGAAGAGGGATTTAAAAAAGAATTAACTTACATAAAAGACACTGCGGTGAAAAACGGATACAGCAGGGGGGAAATATATAGAATCTTACGTAAAAAGCAAAATAGAATAAATAGGGACCAACTTACAACACTCTACAAGCAACAAAAAAGGGATAATGCTCCTATTAGAGCGAGCATTACATTTTCATCGCTATCGAACAAAATAAGGAATACACTCTCAAAACACAACATCGAAACAGTAAGCCCAAGCGCTAACAGACAACTGAGGACTAAGCTAGGTTCAGCCAAAGATAAATTGAATAAAGAAGAGATGAGTGGAATCTATAAGGTCAACTGCCCAGAATGTGGAAAAGTATACATTGGGCAGACTAAAAGACTAGTGACAACTCGATTCGAGGAGCACCTAAGAGAGTACAATAAACGTAAAAGCGACGATCCTCGAAACATAAAGTCTATGGTtgcaaggcatatggtggaagaGGGACATGCCATAACGATAGACAATGTGGATGGGATAAAGCGGGTGCGGAAACCCCATCTCTTAGATACAGTAGAAAGCTTATACATCATCAACGAAGGGAGCCACGTAACCCTAAACCACGACGAAGGAAACTGTGCATCGACCCTGGTGAAAAAGCTATGCCACAtgtaa